The nucleotide sequence GACCCCAATCTAAATCTACGATTTAGTTGCGGGAGGAATTGGCGCTTTCACCTCTTTGAAAACACTCGTTCGTATTATATACTATTAATAATAGGAGGTGTAAAAAGATGCCCGGAAAAACCATTACGATCACGGCAAAAATAAAAATCTTACCAACTGAAAAAGAGAAAGAACTTCTCCTCGACACGATTCGTGCAGTGAGAGAAGCGTTGAACTATGCCTCCAGCGAAGCTTTCCATAAGAAAATTTTCTCGAATATCCAGCTACACAAACATACGTATCATTCTATGAGAAGTAAGTTCGGTCTCCGTTCTCAAATGGCTAATAGCGTGAACAAAACCGTTTGTGCCAAGTACAAATCAATGAAATCAAATGGCGTTACGAATACGAAGGCTATGTTTAAGAAGCCGGAGTATGATTTAGTGTGGAATCGGGATTATTCTCTCAAAAAAGCAGCATTCTCCGTAAACACATTGAAAGGAAGAATCTCTGTGCCCTTCGAAACGAAGGGAATGGAACATTTTTTCGACGGAGAATGGAAATTTGGTACGGCTAAACTGGTCACGAAAAAGGGCAAATTCTTTTTACACATCCCGATGACAAAAGCGTTCGAAGCAAGTGAAAAGATAGACAACATTGTCGGAATTGATCTAGGTATCAATTTCGTAGCAACCGTTTATGATCAAAATGGAAAAACGACATTCTTTAGTGGCAAGCAAATTAAACAAAAGCGTGGCCACTATAAAAGGTTACGCAAGCAGCTTCAACAGAAACAAACAGCCTCAGCAAGAAGAAGACTATCAAAAATTGGTCAACGAGAAAACCGTTGGATGACAGATGTAAACCA is from Radiobacillus kanasensis and encodes:
- a CDS encoding RNA-guided endonuclease InsQ/TnpB family protein; its protein translation is MPGKTITITAKIKILPTEKEKELLLDTIRAVREALNYASSEAFHKKIFSNIQLHKHTYHSMRSKFGLRSQMANSVNKTVCAKYKSMKSNGVTNTKAMFKKPEYDLVWNRDYSLKKAAFSVNTLKGRISVPFETKGMEHFFDGEWKFGTAKLVTKKGKFFLHIPMTKAFEASEKIDNIVGIDLGINFVATVYDQNGKTTFFSGKQIKQKRGHYKRLRKQLQQKQTASARRRLSKIGQRENRWMTDVNHCITKALVSQYGPNTLFVLEDLSGVRTATEKVRKKNRYVSVSWSFGQFSNFIEYKSLMNQSGVLFVDPAYTSQTCPKCSHRDKTNRHKKIHTFCCKRCEYRSNDDRVAAMNLYHKGSQYLRGSTQQAG